The following are encoded in a window of Brettanomyces bruxellensis chromosome 9, complete sequence genomic DNA:
- a CDS encoding uncharacterized protein (SECRETED:SignalP(1-17)~BUSCO:EOG0926195C): MNFVLVGILCGLSVVRSEEVRGVDPKLIDRYTPDADGFFHCLNDSSIRIPFNRVNDNYCDCPDGSDEPGTSACANGRFYCRNIGFKGNYIPSAWVDDGICDYDLCCDGSEEKSGKCENRCQEYNRKYEQERKRNNMMVDKGLKVKRKIIEASRKKHKLLKEQVSMLIEEQTKVQSKLHTLQEQSKKMNTENRKAVDEAFMGYEEKLKNISEKADIQDKKVNELETRLFNLEQALETMVKEYNHNFNDPAVKRAAKIFQDYAANQEILKEEEIRNPDTLNGEFQSLEKLFAESKMSVAELQRQSTQSLSVRRAGWNKRFKATIVNMVDSFLGVQSKKSVQDTTEMDMETVEKEVEEAEKRAEELKSTLEQKQKELGKVYGPEDILRSKDDCIEKKLGDYVYRMCFIGEFVQKDRNSRGVRVGSYESAEYDDEQQQLVIKYGGGEKCWNGPKRSAEVRASCGDKDEILFVSEPEKCSYIFEMRSPMACTESQKY; this comes from the coding sequence ATGAACTTTGTGCTTGTAGGTATATTGTGCGGACTTTCAGTGGTGCGGTCAGAGGAGGTGAGAGGAGTGGACCCAAAGTTAATTGATAGATATACACCAGATGCAGATGGATTTTTTCATTGCTTGAATGATTCATCAATTAGAATCCCATTCAATCGAGTCAATGATAATTACTGTGATTGTCCGGATGGCTCAGATGAACCAGGTACATCGGCATGTGCAAATGGCCGATTTTATTGCCGGAATATAGGATTTAAAGGTAATTACATTCCTTCTGCATGGGTAGATGATGGAATTTGTGATTATGATTTATGTTGTGATGGTtcggaagaaaaatcagGAAAATGCGAAAATAGATGCCAGGAGTACAACAGGAAGTATgagcaagaaagaaagaggaataATATGATGGTTGATAAGGGGCTTAAAGTGAAAAGGAAGATAATTGAAGCCTCGCGAAAGAAGCACAAACTTCTAAAAGAACAGGTGTCAATGCTCATCGAGGAACAGACTAAGGTACAAAGTAAATTGCACACTTTACAGGAGCAAAGTAAGAAGATGAATACAGAGAACAGAAAAGCTGTTGATGAGGCATTTATGGGATATGAGGAGAAGCTAAAGAATATAAGTGAGAAGGCGGATATTCAGGACAAAAAGGTGAATGAGCTCGAGACAAGACTTTTTAATTTGGAGCAAGCCCTTGAAACTATGGTTAAGGAGTACAACCACAATTTCAACGACCCTGCAGTGAAAAGAGCTGCGAAAATATTTCAGGACTATGCGGCGAACcaagaaattttgaaggaggaggaaatACGAAACCCGGACACTCTTAATGGTGAATTTCAAAGTTTAGAGAAACTATTTGCCGAATCAAAGATGTCTGTTGCGGAATTACAGAGGCAATCCACGCAGTCTTTATCCGTGAGAAGAGCCGGATGGAACAAACGGTTTAAAGCAACCATTGTGAACATGGTAGATTCATTTTTAGGCGttcaaagcaagaaaagtgTACAGGATACAACTGAGATGGATATGGAAACTGTGGAGAAAGAAGTTGAGGAGGCAGAAAAGCGTGCAGAAGAGCTTAAGAGCACACTAGaacagaaacagaaagaacTGGGAAAAGTATACGGGCCTGAGGATATTTTACGGTCGAAAGATGATTGCATCGAGAAAAAGCTTGGAGATTATGTTTACAGGATGTGCTTTATAGGGGAATTTGTGCAAAAAGATAGGAACAGTCGTGGAGTTAGAGTTGGAAGCTACGAATCAGCAGAGTATGATGATGAGCAACAACAGTTGGTGATTAAGTATGGAGGAGGTGAAAAATGCTGGAATGGACCGAAAAGATCGGCAGAAGTGAGAGCAAGCTGTGGAGATAAGGATGAAATTCTATTTGTTAGTGAGCCTGAGAAGTGCTCGTATATCTTTGAGATGAGGTCGCCAATGGCATGTACAGAAAGCCAGAAATACTAA
- a CDS encoding uncharacterized protein (BUSCO:EOG09263I4U): MSMSCPVRMLASQSKSAFFFASKARPVSSSITSSPCLDSGIPNYGVFHSNTSLHTSPTVANLSKGFFFQQSRGISTSSHFSEEAFKYYRSFKNGQQFTKKFVDCASQFTVSVAYNPKDRLGSKKSDEGGFVAEFKKMTRQRAQSGMKNTIYEPGTVDAASIDATTSPTGEDNYVCAASDSGVMIGVLDGVGGWSEQGYDSSAISRELSRAITKEYLTDPSLPISDILEIAFESVQKSGRVQVGSTTASFGIVDSKAMAFTALNLGDSWFGIFRKQENGRYKCFYESKEQVYYFNAPYQLSIIPDEMIQNAKKKGSGFLRNVPADADSYSVKLQPEDVVIFSTDGMIDNISPQDIEIYLNDALLSASDPQRAISKVNKSLVDQTVTLANNPNFSSVFSQRLSKATGQHYIGGKPDDITAVMMYVKA, from the coding sequence ATGTCCATGTCGTGTCCTGTACGGATGCTTGCTTCCCAAAGTAAGTcagcatttttctttgcttcaAAAGCACGTCCGGTATCATCATCTATCACATCAAGCCCTTGTTTGGACTCTGGTATTCCCAATTATGGTGTTTTCCATTCAAATACATCTCTGCACACGTCTCCAACGGTAGCGAACCTGTCAAAaggctttttcttccaacaATCTCGTGGAATTTCCACCTCCAGTCACTTTTCAGAGGAAGCTTTCAAGTACTACCGTTCTTTTAAAAACGGCCAGCAATTCACCAAAAAATTTGTCGATTGTGCATCCCAGTTCACTGTCTCTGTTGCATACAACCCAAAGGATAGACTCGGCAGCAAGAAATCAGACGAAGGTGGCTTCGTTGCTGAATTCAAGAAGATGACACGCCAAAGAGCACAATCCGGcatgaaaaatacaatctACGAGCCGGGCACCGTCGATGctgcgtcgatcgacgcgacGACCTCGCCGACTGGTGAGGACAACTACGTTTGTGCGGCAAGTGACTCTGGTGTCATGATTGGTGTACTAGATGGTGTTGGAGGGTGGTCTGAGCAAGGTTATGACTCGAGTGCAATCAGCAGGGAGCTTTCGAGAGCGATAACAAAGGAGTATTTAACTGATCCAAGTTTGCCAATATCGGATATTCTAGAAATAGCATTTGAATCTGTCCAGAAAAGCGGGCGGGTGCAGGTTGGATCCACAACTGCCTCATTTGGCATAGTTGATTCCAAAGCGATGGCTTTCACAGCCCTAAACCTCGGAGATTCCTGGTTTGGCATTTTCagaaagcaggaaaatGGAAGATATAAGTGCTTCTATGAATCGAAGGAGCAGGTGTATTATTTTAATGCACCATACCAGCTTTCCATCATCCCGGATGAGATGATTCAGAACGCCAAGAAGAAAGGCTCCGGCTTTCTCCGAAACGTTCCTGCCGATGCTGATTCCTATAGTGTCAAACTTCAACCTGAAGATGTCGTGATTTTCAGCACCGACGGAATGATAGACAATATTAGTCCTCAGGATATAGAGATATATTTGAACGATGCATTGTTGAGTGCATCGGACCCGCAACGAGCAATTTCAAAAGTCAATAAGTCTCTTGTTGACCAAACGGTTACTCTTGCAAACAACCCAAATTTCAGCAGTGTGTTTTCGCAAAGGCTGTCAAAGGCTACCGGCCAGCATTACATAGGAGGTAAGCCCGATGATATTACAGCTGTCATGATGTATGTTAAAGCCTGA
- a CDS encoding uncharacterized protein (BUSCO:EOG09260BZ0), translating into MEITAERLKSASDNLDAWSGICHFETRGNLDSSLKKNTSFIKRVRLSVGEENKKALLDGVRSLTLTKYINELVPALFDSLLKLSRSQDISAAIEVISALHQRFPEQFTPALMACFAEYVCQNIKKKTNVAEIRLCFQFIMELTTLGVFGKIKLIEDTTAEIPAAILNRENYLLGSLLLLVLCKGSTRIPEHVQVLLTIIENYKGYITSKEEDVARIIPPKDQTNILSCLVKFDDYAFDRIVALRDDLKSLNKKKVSTEINTGKEQTRLKDRIEQTLHELELFEKYADLCTEVFDVEQPENVVKKEEENIDMSADENEKEAEKETIQLLKPSNDSFSSANIWTDPSERKFYQDIPALSVLVPNLKKKDNTEQSCQATDESNSDKTNENLDSKGKILTEILEKLDEAICAEDVDKVATEFWAQDLNTKASINRLKTYFLHNVKERYKIRNYCRFLKIGQDYFAELIGGISEALQKQIRYCLSHDWTNMKSLVLFSELVNFGLLPVYFVLFVVQKLVLSVRVKNNIEILSQIFEICGRTLQYDPAYKDYVKQMVMTLQDIQKDGSVRLETKKDILSLCMSLTPLESNQMSSQNEIELDTVDKIQLMLRMLINGMAEQPKRAEKIVALIHCINWGDQKTFYRMAGFFAMPENFTYSGIKDLSKVLLKLVQSKPIYLHLKVVLIDALIYKIDVGFENNSFEDNRKRLAQIRYLACLRNRKLIPIGYLSKLQFKILMFGHESSFPDINEKCILDPPESYFRVRMLAELLLTLKYKFAFLDRNKKLIFFCFFDCYLWTKVKPVPMEITILLNKIKLAYNIGLSDSYKQALSEFALAIKESGELTESQKGDFNIEEDDDDDDDDDDDDDDDNDDDDDDNDDDDDDNDDDDDDEDDDDDDDDEDDYGDDDESDDESDYDSAEGEDDAFANENESDSSLSISLDDNESMLSMNTLNPGKIVNERLEGHLEDEFGRLKIEAVNNRASDSSNSRQSSLLNPKLLLTKAKFKKYNASSSNVSEAENSDSSTLTDRANSIGPYNRSANNGLVASTNGSKFTFLRRSGNNVEGHDLVLPNTAKFAQNYIERLEKSQKEKEAIKSIVLDKVRAMQ; encoded by the coding sequence ATGGAGATAACGGCTGAAAGGCTCAAATCGGCAAGTGATAATCTGGATGCCTGGTCAGGAATATGCCATTTTGAAACTCGAGGTAATTTGGACAGTAGTCTCAAAAAGAATACTTCATTTATCAAAAGAGTCCGACTTTCAGTTGGTgaagagaataaaaaggCGCTTCTTGATGGAGTGCGATCTTTAACATTGACAAAGTATATCAATGAACTTGTTCCAGCATTGTTCGATTCCTTGTTAAAGCTTAGCAGATCTCAAGATATTTCAGCTGCAATCGAAGTGATTTCTGCACTTCATCAGAGATTTCCGGAGCAATTCACGCCGGCACTTATGGCCTGCTTTGCGGAGTATGTGTgtcaaaatatcaaaaagaagacaaaCGTGGCCGAAATACGTCTATGTTTCCAATTTATTATGGAGCTAACAACTCTGGGGGTGTTTGGTAAAATAAAGCTAATAGAAGATACCACAGCCGAAATTCCAGCCGCTATTCTTAATCGGGAAAACTACTTGCTGGGAAGTTTGCTACTGCTCGTCCTTTGTAAAGGATCAACCCGAATACCGGAACATGTACAAGTACTCCTCACGattattgaaaattacAAGGGATACATTACAAgtaaggaagaagatgtggCTCGAATCATACCGCCGAAGGATcaaacaaatatattgtCATGCCTGGTGAAATTTGACGATTATGCATTTGACAGGATAGTCGCTTTACGTGATGATCTTAAatctttaaataaaaagaaggtaAGCACAGAAATCAACACGGGTAAGGAGCAAACGAGGTTGAAGGACAGGATTGAACAAACTTTGCATGAATTAGAATTGTTTGAGAAATATGCAGATTTGTGCACAGAAGTATTCGATGTAGAGCAGCCTGAAAATGTtgtgaaaaaggaagaggagaatATTGATATGAGTGCAGATGAAAACGAAaaggaagcagaaaaagagacCATTCAACTTCTGAAACCATCTAACGATTCATTTTCCTCTGCAAATATATGGACAGATCCGTCAGAAAGAAAGTTTTATCAGGATATTCCAGCATTGAGTGTTTTGGTTCCAAatctgaaaaagaaagataataCCGAACAGAGCTGCCAAGCGACCGATGAGAGTAATAGTGATAAGACCAACGAAAATTTGGACTCTAAGGGTAAGATTCTCACAGAAATTCTGGAGAAATTGGATGAAGCAATATGCGCAGAAGATGTAGATAAAGTTGCCACCGAATTCTGGGCTCAAGATCTTAATACCAAAGCCTCCATTAACAGGCTTAAAACATACTTTCTTCACAATGTGAAAGAGCGATACAAAATCCGCAATTATTGTCGTTTTCTAAAAATTGGACAGGATTATTTTGCTGAATTAATTGGGGGAATTTCTGAAGCTTTGCAAAAGCAAATTAGGTATTGTCTTTCGCATGATTGGACGAATATGAAATCATTAGTATTGTTCTCGGAGCTTGTTAACTTTGGCCTTCTCCctgtatattttgttttgtttgttgtCCAGAAGCTTGTTCTTTCTGTCAGAGTGAAAAACAACATTGAGATACTTTCCCAAATTTTTGAGATATGTGGACGCACACTTCAATATGATCCTGCATATAAGGACTATGTTAAGCAGATGGTCATGACTCTTCAGGATATTCAAAAGGATGGAAGTGTTCGTCTCgaaacaaagaaagatatACTTTCTCTCTGCATGTCATTAACTCCTCTTGAATCCAATCAGATGTCATCTCAAAACGAAATAGAACTTGATACTGTGGATAAAATTCAGTTAATGCTCAGAATGCTTATTAATGGAATGGCTGAGCAACCCAAACGTGCTGAAAAAATCGTCGCATTGATTCATTGCATTAATTGGGGTGACCAGAAGACATTTTACAGGATGGCAGGATTTTTTGCAATGCCAGAGAATTTTACCTATAGTGGTATAAAAGACCTATCGAAAGTGTTGTTGAAATTAGTTCAAAGCAAACCGATTTATCTTCACCTAAAGGTTGTACTAATAGATGCTTTAATATATAAGATTGATGTCGGGTTCGAAAACAACAGTTTTGAGGATAACCGGAAGCGGTTGGCACAGATACGATATCTTGCATGTTTAAGAAACCGCAAACTTATTCCAATCGGCTATCTATCAAAATTGCAATTTAAGATTTTGATGTTTGGACATGAATCCAGTTTTCCCGATATAAATGAAAAGTGCATCTTAGATCCCCCAGAAAGTTATTTTAGGGTTCGGATGCTTGCTGAATTATTGCTTACTCTAAAGTACAAGTTTGCGTTTCTTGATAGGAACAAGAAgttgatcttcttctgcttttttgattgTTATCTCTGGACAAAGGTAAAGCCTGTACCCATGGAAATCACGATCTtgttaaataaaataaagcttGCTTATAACATTGGTCTTTCTGATTCCTACAAGCAGGCCTTGAGTGAGTTTGCATTAGCAATAAAAGAATCAGGTGAGCTTACTGAGAGCCAAAAAGGTGACTTTAATatagaagaagatgatgatgatgatgatgatgatgacgatgatgacgacgacgataatgatgatgacgacgacgataatgatgatgacgacgacgataatgatgatgacgacgacgatgaggatgatgatgacgacgACGACGATGAGGATGACTATggggatgatgatgaaagtgatgaTGAGAGTGATTATGATAGTGCAGAAGGTGAGGATGATGCTTTTGctaatgaaaatgaaagcgATTCCTCTTTATCTATTTCTTTGGACGATAACGAATCCATGCTAAGCATGAATACTCTGAATCCTGGGAAAATCGTCAATGAACGACTTGAAGGCCATTTGGAAGATGAGTTTGGAAGATTGAAAATTGAAGCCGTTAATAATAGAGCTTCTGATTCTTCTAATTCAAGGCAAAGCTCTCTTCTGAACCCaaagcttcttcttacAAAAGCgaagttcaaaaaatataatgcCAGCTCATCTAACGTTTCTGAAGCAGAAAATTCAGACTCTTCGACTCTTACTGATCGTGCAAATTCAATTGGTCCTTATAATAGATCGGCCAATAATGGCTTGGTTGCTTCAACCAATGGCAGTAAGTTTACTTTTCTTAGAAGGTCTGGGAACAATGTGGAAGGCCATGATTTGGTTCTTCCAAACACGGCGAAATTTGCACAAAATTACATCGAGCGTTTAGAAAAAAgccagaaagaaaaagaagccaTTAAATCGATAGTTCTGGATAAGGTGAGGGCTATGCAATAG
- a CDS encoding uncharacterized protein (BUSCO:EOG09262U7S), translating to MASLSKGIWSNFSKRSPSLAIKSKKLQEAVLSPNLPHGPVSLKKGASRIRYNSPVGMDEIYPLAYNALQEESAKTYQKIELIEKKIAEVGNGKAKEELEQKRENLLVEAEKNNPEVVYRSMFATNSVDRTQPVYRRFLEEKWKGYNRMLTMQRLETLGVIPDTMPTLNPEVEVNVVFPCNSLSRKIEPGTILSSNVTSRPPSFEIIEFKKSKNDLYTILVVDPDIPDVENDTYKTELLWALKDVPASNDDPIIDAKKLISHPECELVSYIPSVPEKNTGNHRISAWVFRQPDGKKLKAADKAPEREGFDIRKFSADNNLKAVGAHVWRSAWDRNTKNVRRMYGLPNGRIFTRERS from the coding sequence ATGGCTTCATTGTCAAAGGGAATATGGTCAAACTTTTCCAAAAGATCGCCAAGTTTGGCAATCAAGAGCAAGAAGCTTCAAGAGGCAGTTTTAAGCCCAAATCTTCCACATGGACCTGTTTCTCTTAAAAAAGGTGCAAGTAGAATAAGATACAATTCACCGGTTGGTATGGATGAAATATATCCCCTCGCATATAATGCTTTGCAGGAAGAAAGTGCGAAAACATACCAGAAAATAGAACTCatcgagaagaaaattgcCGAAGTTGGAAATGGCAAAGCCAAAGAAGAACTCGAGcagaaaagggaaaatcTACTGGTCGAAGCCGAGAAAAACAATCCAGAGGTAGTTTATCGCTCAATGTTTGCTACTAACAGTGTGGACAGGACACAGCCTGTTTATCGACGCTTtctggaagagaaatggaaaggATATAATAGAATGTTGACAATGCAGAGGTTAGAGACCTTAGGAGTGATTCCCGATACTATGCCCACACTGAATCCAGAGGTTGAGGTCAATGTTGTATTTCCTTGCAACAGTTTATCAAGGAAAATCGAGCCAGGAACAAttttatcatcaaatgTGACTTCCAGACCAccatcttttgaaattattGAGTTTAAGAAGTCTAAGAACGATTTGTACACAATCCTGGTTGTTGATCCAGATATTCCGGATGTCGAGAATGATACTTACAAAACTGAATTGCTTTGGGCGCTAAAGGATGTGCCAGCTTCTAATGATGATCCTATTATAGATGCTAAAAAGCTTATTTCACATCCAGAATGCGAACTTGTGTCCTACATCCCGTCAGttccagaaaagaatactGGAAATCACAGAATTTCTGCATGGGTGTTCCGCCAGCCCGATGGAAAGAAGCTTAAAGCCGCTGATAAGGCACCTGAAAGAGAAGGTTTCGATATTAGGAAATTTAGTGCAGATAATAACTTGAAGGCCGTTGGGGCCCATGTTTGGAGAAGTGCTTGGGATAGAAATACGAAGAATGTTCGTAGGATGTACGGTCTTCCTAATGGTCGTATATTCACGAGAGAGAGAAGTTAA
- a CDS encoding uncharacterized protein (BUSCO:EOG09262A65) — protein sequence MGVSGLLPALKSIQTPISLEKYKGKRLAIDTYAWLHKGIFSCSLQLVLGHPTRAYIDYVLRKVRMLRHFQIEPYLVFDGDHLPSKAGTEEERRRRRQTYKQRAIDALERHDRREAMGFCQKACDITPEMAKSLIEELKRCKIKYVVAPYEADSQMVYLEKSGLVDGIISEDSDLLVFGCQTLLTKMDDYGSCMEILRANFNKCRNNAISRLNQYEIQLTAIISGCDYTKGIPGLGVLKAATLVSRFRSFKRVIMALRFDGKVDVPSTFEADYKRASIAFRYPIVFDPVKKLPVHLNPVPDDVKEPKSYILSCTGNILDVELHQRIASGDLNPFTKELLVPRERSLRPACDTMKKSASFTGRQASTLDRFCAHRCKSMPAVPEKKLEADIDRLYSPRTKRDKALLTIDNFFKRMKDSGSQSSPIKHQKLETTFKRKLQDEEESSPLAKRARIINAGSSKNSCSGMVSKFFAKKEVEQAKVEKVAEESEDEQIEDESFLNANSSEFIVSDLEDDDINEDAAKKNAIKPEVATANTKFPPNTNLVKGPANKENRSNNPPKTGKVSKLIQSFSYSTMSNKPFRKPLQDITNVQKSKPNKAYKLDLKEREPKTGIRSLRSFRFIGSA from the coding sequence ATGGGTGTTTCAGGTCTACTTCCTGCACTCAAGTCTATTCAGACACCTATTTCGCTagaaaaatacaaaggGAAGCGTCTTGCCATAGACACGTACGCGTGGCTTCACAAGGGTATCTTTTCCTGCTCTCTACAGCTTGTTCTGGGCCACCCTACAAGGGCATACATCGACTATGTTCTTCGAAAAGTGAGAATGCTTAGACATTTCCAAATTGAGCCCTATCTTGTTTTTGACGGAGACCACCTCCCATCCAAGGCAGGAACCGAGGAGGAGAGACGCAGGAGGCGCCAAACTTACAAGCAGAGGGCAATTGATGCCCTGGAAAGGCACGATCGGAGAGAGGCGATGGGATTTTGCCAAAAAGCGTGCGATATCACACCAGAAATGGCCAAGAGCTTGATAGAGGAGCTCAAAAGATGCAAGATAAAGTACGTTGTTGCACCATACGAGGCGGATTCACAGATGGTTTACTTGGAGAAAAGTGGGTTGGTCGATGGAATCATAAGTGAAGATTCCgatcttcttgtttttgGCTGCCAAACTTTGCTCACAAAGATGGACGATTACGGAAGCTGCATGGAGATCCTTCGCGCCAACTTTAACAAATGCAGAAACAACGCCATCTCGAGGCTGAATCAGTACGAGATCCAGCTCACTGCAATAATTAGCGGCTGTGATTACACAAAGGGAATTCCGGGACTTGGTGTTTTAAAAGCTGCCACTCTCGTGAGCAGGTTTCGCAGCTTCAAGCGCGTTATTATGGCACTTCGCTTTGATGGCAAGGTTGATGTTCCGTCGACTTTTGAGGCCGACTACAAACGGGCTTCCATTGCATTCAGATACCCAATCGTGTTCGATCCAGTGAAAAAGCTGCCTGTTCATTTGAATCCCGTCCCGGATGATGTCAAGGAACCCAAGTCGTACATTTTATCATGCACAGGGAACATTCTAGACGTCGAATTACACCAAAGAATTGCATCTGGAGACCTGAATCCATTTACAAAAGAGTTATTGGTTCCCAGAGAGCGTAGTTTGAGGCCTGCATGCGATACAATGAAGAAATCTGCCAGTTTCACCGGTCGTCAGGCAAGTACTCTGGACAGATTTTGTGCACACAGGTGTAAATCTATGCCGGCTGTGCCAGAAAAGAAGCTCGAGGCTGATATCGACCGATTATACTCTCCGAGAACAAAGAGAGACAAAGCTCTGCTTACCATAGACAACTTCTTTAAACGGATGAAGGATTCCGGAAGCCAATCAAGCCCAATAAAGCACCAAAAGCTGGAAACGActtttaaaagaaagctgCAGGACGAGGAAGAATCATCGCCACTTGCCAAAAGAGCACGCATCATCAATGCTGGAAGCAGTAAGAACTCGTGTTCAGGGATGGTGAGCAAGTTTTTTGCCAAGAAAGAAGTGGAACAAgcaaaagtggaaaaagtagcagaagaaagtgaagatgagCAAATAGAGGACGAAAGCTTTTTGAATGCGAATTCAAGCGAGTTCATCGTCTCGGATCtagaagatgatgacatTAACGAAGATGCAGCCAAGAAAAATGCCATCAAACCAGAAGTGGCTACTgcaaatacaaaatttccACCGAACACAAATCTGGTAAAGGGGCCTGCTAATAAGGAGAACAGATCAAATAACCCACCAAAAACAGGAAAGGTGTCAAAGCTGATCCAAAGCTTTAGCTATAGCACCATGTCAAATAAACCGTTTCGCAAACCGTTACAAGATATAACTAACGTACAGAAAAGCAAGCCGAATAAAGCATACAAGCTGGATTTAAAGGAAAGGGAACCCAAGACAGGAATCCGCAGTTTAAGGTCGTTTAGATTTATAGGATCGGCATAA